One Cygnus atratus isolate AKBS03 ecotype Queensland, Australia chromosome 21, CAtr_DNAZoo_HiC_assembly, whole genome shotgun sequence genomic region harbors:
- the VWA1 gene encoding von Willebrand factor A domain-containing protein 1, with product MLAEAALALGVWLQLAAGQEAPGRGAQPSISNSEGDILFLLDSSGSVSYYEFSKVKEFMWDLVRPFAFGPNDVQTSIIHISTTPTMEFPFDRYQSRGAVQQAIRDTQQLMGDTNTGQALSYAKEKFFSNEAGARPDVPKVLVWVTDGFSTDDISEPMQLLKDMGVTVFIVSTGRGNYLELSAAASQPPEKHLHFVDVDDLPIITKELRDAMLEVIQANRLHAVDITSSSFRLMWPKLLSQETGYYTLEYAPTNNLAGKRTTQLSGAHTSFTLSNLAPETTYEVALVPESNVHYFPPQTTRVTTLAEEITPAQVLISESSPHSFQVSWAPTPDSVAAYQILYGPLPGDSAQLLEVDGKQNSTVVENLAPNTTYLVTVTAIYRSGKEKSLSAKACTQEEGSKVRHLRFEDMGSNTLKASWDAADGKVLGYRVRCRRQTGPSSLISVSPQIHSVLLTDLPSGTTNKVCVKPMYKNQPGKGLCRMVRMQPATEAQGYRHRQRA from the exons ATGTTGGCCGAGGCAGCGCTTGCGCTCGGtgtctggctgcagctggcGGCGGGGCAGGAGGCACCTGGCAGAG GTGCCCAGCCCTCCATCTCCAACTCGGAGGGAGACATCCTCTTCTTGCTGGACAGCTCTGGCAGCGTCTCCTACTACGAGTTTTCCAAGGTGAAGGAATTCATGTGGGACCTCGTGCGGCCTTTCGCCTTTGGCCCCAACGACGTGCAGACCAGCATCATCCACATCAGCACCACTCCCACCATGGAGTTCCCCTTCGACCGGTACCAGTCGCGTGGGGCGGTGCAGCAAGCCATCCGCGACACCCAGCAGCTCATGGGCGACACCAACACGGGCCAAGCGCTCTCCTACGCCAAGGAGAAGTTCTTCAGCAACGAGGCCGGCGCCCGGCCGGACGTGCCCAAGGTTCTGGTTTGGGTGACGGATGGTTTCTCCACCGATGACATCTCCGAACCCATGCAGCTCCTGAAGGACATGGGGGTGACGGTGTTCATCGTCAGCACCGGGCGGGGGAATTACCTggagctctctgctgctgccagccagcctcCCGAGAAGCACCTGCACTTTGTGGACGTGGACGACCTGCCCATCATCACAAAGGAGCTTCGGGACGCTATGCTAG AGGTTATCCAAGCAAATCGGCTCCATGCAGTGGATATCACCTCAAGCAGCTTCCGTCTGATGTGGCCCAAACTCCTCTCCCAAGAAACTGGCTACTACACCCTAGAGTACGCCCCGACAAACAATCTGGCAGGCAAGAGGACAACGCAACTGTCTGGGGCTCACACCAGCTTCACACTGAGCAACCTCGCACCAGAAACCACTTACGAGGTGGCACTTGTTCCTGAATCCAACGTCCACTACTTCCCTCCCCAGACAACAAGGGTCACCACCCTGGCAG aGGAAATCACTCCTGCTCAGGTTCTCATCTCGGAGTCCAGCCCGCACAGCTTCCAGGTCAGCTGGGCTCCTACACCGGACAGCGTGGCCGCCTACCAGATCCTGTACGGGCCGCTCCCTGGGGACTCGGcgcagctgctggaggtggatGGCAAGCAAAACAGCACTGTGGTGGAGAACCTGGCACCCAACACCACCTACCTGGTGACGGTGACTGCGATCTACAGGTCAGGAAAGGAGAAATCCCTGTCGGCTAAAGCATGCACTCAGGAAG AGGGCTCCAAAGTGAGGCACCTTCGCTTTGAAGACATGGGCTCCAACACCCTGAAAGCCTCCTGGGACGCCGCTGACGGGAAGGTCCTGGGTTACCGAGTCAGGTGCCGGCGGCAAACAGGCCCTTCGTCCCTCATCAGCGTGTCGCCACAGATCCACAGCGTGCTCCTCACCGACCTGCCTTCGGGCACCACCAACAAAGTGTGCGTGAAGCCCATGTACAAAAACCAGCCGGGCAAGGGGCTGTGCCGCATGGTGCGCATGCAGCCGG CTACAGAAGCCCAAGGATATAGGCACAGACAGAGAGCATGA